In one window of Flavobacterium ginsengisoli DNA:
- a CDS encoding nucleotide pyrophosphohydrolase, which produces MQKELHIIKIVMDKYNKIIKELIQFRNDRDWEQFHDSKNLALAISLEATELNELFLWKKDNEVENINKDRLKEEIADILSYTFLLAEKHNLDVFDIVSEKIEKNAQKYPVDKAKGTAKKYNEL; this is translated from the coding sequence TTGCAAAAAGAATTACACATAATAAAAATAGTTATGGATAAGTACAATAAAATCATTAAAGAATTAATTCAATTTAGAAATGACAGAGACTGGGAACAATTTCATGACTCAAAAAATTTAGCTTTAGCTATTTCACTTGAAGCGACTGAATTAAATGAACTTTTTTTATGGAAAAAAGATAACGAAGTAGAAAACATAAATAAAGATCGCTTAAAAGAAGAAATAGCCGATATACTTTCATATACTTTTTTGCTTGCTGAAAAACACAATTTGGATGTCTTTGATATTGTTTCAGAGAAGATAGAAAAGAATGCTCAAAAATATCCTGTTGATAAAGCTAAAGGAACAGCAAAGAAATATAATGAACTATGA
- a CDS encoding DUF2075 domain-containing protein, with the protein MNLSFELSIEISEQYDFNKNSLSKISQNPWVKNQWPLVYFIQNQTLRIAYVGESTNAYNRIQNHLSNSKKSNVLNKISIIGSDKFNKSATLDIESNLIQYITSEGTYQLQNGNYGLINHNYYQKDLYKDLFKEIWNKLIEKKIVSKSLSEIENSELFKYSPYKSLNEDQYNSVLEILNGLCLKETNRIFIKGSAGTGKTILATYLIKLLHSDVSEDFEEYNDDELREISYIRSFQSKYPNAKIGLVIAMTSLRESLKNVFRKVPGLKPSMIINPSETFNLNEKYDLLIVDEAHRLRQYKNIGWMGAFKKNNLKLGLDDSGNELDWILNNSKNQVFFYDSAQSVKPSDIDENHFTKLLNDEKTLNLTLTSQMRVKGGNNYISFVDELLHNKRKETEFFQIENYELIHFDSLNDLYNELKIKEESHGLCRLVAGYAWPWQSKIDKNAIDIEIDGLQFQWNQTEKDWVNSQNAFQEVGSIHTVQGYDLNYTGIIFGREIDYDTDTREIVVDAKMYFDKYGKNGINNLEDLKVYIINIYKTIMYRGIKGTFVYACNENLRNYLKNNIETFKYKIPFRILPFSEVKPYVNSVPLVDVTAAAGSFSDLQIHSDFEWVELPFKIACKGRLFCM; encoded by the coding sequence ATGAATTTATCATTTGAACTGTCCATTGAAATTTCTGAGCAATATGATTTTAATAAAAATTCTTTATCAAAAATAAGCCAAAATCCATGGGTAAAAAACCAATGGCCGCTAGTCTATTTCATTCAAAATCAAACATTACGTATTGCTTATGTAGGTGAATCAACCAATGCATACAATAGAATTCAAAATCATCTTAGTAATTCAAAAAAATCTAATGTTCTAAATAAAATTTCGATCATTGGAAGTGATAAATTCAATAAATCTGCAACTTTAGATATTGAATCAAATTTGATACAATATATTACTTCTGAAGGTACTTATCAACTTCAAAATGGAAATTACGGATTAATTAATCACAATTACTACCAGAAAGATTTATACAAAGATCTTTTCAAAGAAATATGGAATAAACTTATTGAAAAGAAAATTGTTAGTAAATCTCTTAGTGAAATTGAAAATTCTGAACTTTTTAAATATTCACCATACAAATCATTAAATGAAGATCAATACAATTCTGTTTTAGAAATTTTAAATGGTCTATGTTTAAAAGAGACCAATAGAATTTTTATTAAAGGCAGCGCAGGAACTGGTAAAACTATTCTTGCCACGTATCTAATAAAACTTTTGCATTCTGATGTTTCAGAAGATTTCGAAGAATATAACGATGATGAATTAAGAGAAATAAGCTATATAAGATCTTTTCAATCAAAATACCCGAACGCCAAAATCGGTTTAGTAATTGCAATGACTTCTTTAAGAGAGTCATTAAAAAATGTTTTTAGAAAAGTCCCTGGCTTAAAACCGTCGATGATTATTAATCCTTCGGAGACATTTAATCTAAATGAAAAATATGATTTGTTAATTGTAGATGAGGCACATCGATTGAGGCAATACAAGAATATTGGTTGGATGGGGGCTTTTAAAAAAAATAATCTAAAATTAGGATTAGATGATTCAGGAAATGAATTAGACTGGATATTAAATAACAGTAAAAATCAAGTTTTCTTTTACGATTCTGCTCAATCTGTAAAACCTTCTGATATTGATGAAAATCATTTTACTAAGCTTTTGAACGATGAAAAAACTCTAAATCTTACATTGACTTCACAAATGAGAGTTAAGGGAGGAAATAATTATATTTCTTTCGTTGACGAATTACTTCATAACAAAAGGAAAGAAACAGAATTCTTTCAAATTGAAAATTATGAATTAATACATTTCGATTCATTAAATGATTTGTATAATGAACTCAAAATAAAAGAGGAAAGTCATGGTTTATGTAGATTGGTAGCCGGATACGCATGGCCATGGCAATCAAAAATTGATAAAAATGCTATAGATATTGAAATAGATGGCTTACAATTTCAATGGAATCAAACTGAAAAAGATTGGGTAAACTCACAAAATGCTTTTCAGGAAGTTGGCTCTATACATACTGTTCAAGGGTATGACTTGAATTATACAGGAATTATCTTTGGAAGAGAGATAGATTATGATACAGATACAAGAGAAATAGTTGTTGATGCCAAAATGTATTTCGATAAATATGGTAAAAATGGAATAAATAATTTAGAAGATTTAAAGGTTTACATTATCAATATTTATAAAACGATAATGTATAGAGGAATTAAAGGAACCTTTGTTTATGCTTGTAATGAAAATCTACGTAATTATTTAAAAAACAACATTGAAACTTTTAAATATAAAATTCCTTTTAGAATACTACCTTTTTCAGAAGTGAAACCATATGTTAATTCTGTTCCTTTAGTTGATGTTACCGCTGCCGCAGGTAGTTTCAGTGATTTACAAATACATTCAGATTTCGAATGGGTTGAATTGCCTTTTAAAATTGCTTGCAAAGGAAGGTTATTTTGTATGTAA
- a CDS encoding S24 family peptidase has protein sequence MLAKEGYFVCKIEGESMNKKIPNHSYCLFKRDYGGSRNGKIVLVESANIQDADFGAGYTVKEYHSKKNIENNQWSHQEIILKPLSYHPNYKDIHLSNDELVNLKVIGIFECIL, from the coding sequence TTGCTTGCAAAGGAAGGTTATTTTGTATGTAAAATTGAAGGCGAATCTATGAATAAAAAAATTCCAAACCATTCATATTGTTTATTTAAAAGGGATTATGGTGGTTCACGAAATGGGAAAATAGTATTAGTAGAAAGTGCAAACATTCAAGATGCTGATTTTGGTGCTGGCTATACTGTAAAAGAATATCACAGTAAAAAAAATATTGAAAATAATCAATGGAGTCATCAAGAAATTATTTTAAAACCTCTTTCTTATCATCCTAACTATAAAGACATCCACTTAAGTAATGATGAATTAGTAAACTTAAAAGTTATCGGAATCTTTGAATGTATTCTGTAA